Within Cnuibacter physcomitrellae, the genomic segment CGCGCTCGTCGAGCTCCTCGACGCGGGCGAGCTGACCCTTGCGCCCACCCGCCGCGTGGCGCTCGCCGACCTCGCGTCGGTGCACGCCGAGGCCGCCGCGGGTACCCTCCGCGGCAAGGTCGTCGTCCTCCCCTGACGAGACCCGCGGATATGACACTCGTGGCGACCTGCTCCCCAGCCAGGTCGCCACGAGTGTCACATCCGCGAGAAGGGAGCGCTGCTACTCGCCGGCCTCCTCCAGGAGGATGGGGGCGGCCGTCGTGACGGCGTGGATGCCGATGACGGAGGCGATCTCCATCACCTCGAGGATCTCCTGCGGGGTGGCCCCGTAGCCGATCGCGTTCTCGATGTGCAGCTTCAGCCCCTTCACGTAGAGGTGCGTGGCGGCGGTGTCGAACGCGATGTAGATGAACTCCCGCACCTTGGGCGAGAGGGTGCCCGTCCGCCACGGGACCGACGAGAAGTCGGTGTACGTGGCGAAGATCTCGGGGTCGAGCTCGAGCATCTCGTCCCAGAACGCGTGCCAGTACCCGCGGCTGCGGGTGAACTCGGCCTTCACCTCCTCCTGGTAGGCGGTGAGCTCGGCCGGGCCGGTGCGCAGGCCCTTCTCCTCGAGCACCTCCACGAGGATCGGCACACCGATGTTCATCGCGTGGATGCCGAGCGTGGCGGTGCACTCGAGCACCTCCATGATCTCCTGCTTCGTCGCGCCCAGCGCGAGCGCCGCCTTGATGTGCTGGCGGATGCCGGGCTCGTAGAGGTGCGTCGCGGCGGCGTCGATCGCGATGTACATGAACTCCTTGGTCTTCGCGTCCAGGTGGTTCTTGCGCCAGGGCACCGCCGAGAACTCGAGGTACGCCTTGAGGAATCCCGGGTCGAGCTTGAGGATCGCCTCCCACGAGTCGCCCCAGGTGCCGCGCACCGCGATGAACTCGTCCTTCAGTTGCTGCTGTTCGGCAGTGAGTGCCATGTCATCTCCTTCGTTGAATGGACCGGATGGAGACGACCGGATGACCGGGCTGGAACGAGACGGAACCCGAACGCAGACGCGACGCGGACAGGTGGGGGGACTACTCCCCCTCCGACTCCCGCAGGCTGTGCAGCGCCGTGACCGACGCCTTCCGCACGTGCTCGGCGCAGAGGCGCGAGGCGAGCTCCGCGTCGCGCGCCGCGATCGCGGCCACGACAGCGCGCAGCTCGCGCACCACCTCGAGCGCACGGCCGGCCTCTGAGAGGGAGGTCGCCCGCAGCACCTGCACCCGCGCTTGGATGCCCTCGAGCAGCTGCTGCAGCGCAGCGCTCCTGGCCCCGCGGATGAGCACGGCGTAGAAGCGGTCCTTGGCCTGCAGGATCTCGCGGATGTCGTGCGAGTTGTCGCTGACGACGGCGAGGTCCTCGACGGTCCGGCGGAGGTCGTCGACCTCGTCGTCGGTGGCGCGCTCCACGAACCGCTGGACCACCAGCGACTCGAGCGAGGCGCGCACCTCGTACAGGTCGACCGCATCCGCCAGGGACGGTGCGCTCACCATCGCCCCGCGCTGCGGCACCACGGTGACGAGCCCTTCGCTCGTCAGCTCGCGGAGGGCTTCGCGGATCGTGGTGCGCGAGACGCCGAGCTGCTCGATGAGCTCCCGCTCCACCAGGCGCTGGCCCGGCTTCAGCTGGAAGTCGAGGATCGCCTGCCGCAGCGCGGCGATCACCTGCTCACGCAGCGGCGCGGAGACCCGGCCCATGGGGCCGACGGTCCACGACTCTGCGAGCGAGTTCGTCGGAGTCATCTCACCTACCCGTCTACACGTTTCGTTCTACGGTCATACGATCGTCAATGCTACGTCGCGATGGCACCCCTCTCGGCGGTCGCCACGTACTGCGCGACGCGGGTGTGATCGGCGGCGGGGTCGAGCTCGTCGGCGGCCTCCGCCCACAACGTCACCGCCTCCTCGCCCAGGATGCTCGGCACACCGACCTGCGACGCCAGCTCGGTGGCGATCCGCATGTCCTTGAGCATGAGCCGCAGCCCGAACCCCGAGTCGTAGCGCTCGGTGAGCACGAAGTTCGGGAACTTGTTCTCCGTCGAGCCGCTGCGTCCGCTGGAGGAGTTGAACACCTCGAGCATGACGGCCGGGTCGAGGCCGAAGCGCTCGCCCGCGGTCATCGCCTCCGCGGTGATCCACAGGTGCGTGGCCGAGAGCAGGTTGTTGAGCGCCTTGATCGCGTGTCCGGCGCCGATCGGGCCGGCGGGAACGACGCGCCCCATCGCGGCGAGCACCGGTGCGGCCGAAGCGACGTCGGCGGGCGAACCGCCCACCATGATCGTCAGCTTCCCCGCGACGGCCCCGCCGACCCCGCCCGACACGGGCGCGTCGATCATGCGGATGCGCCGGGTCGCCAGCTGCTCGGCCAGCTCACGGGTGCGCAACGGCTCCGACGAGCTCATGTCGATCACCAGCGAACCGGGCGCGAGCGACCCGACCATCGAGTCGACCACCGACTTCACGATCTGCGAGTTCGGCAGCATGAGGATGACGGTGCCCGCGGCGGCGGCGACCTCGCGGGCCGTGTCCACGGCCGACGCGCCCGCCTCGGCCGCGCGGGAGCGCGCCTCCGGAGACACATCGGACGCGACCACGTCGAACCCGGCGGCGACGAGGTTCGTCACCATCGGGATCCCCATGTTGCCCAGCCCGACGAATCCGATCGAAGCCGGCCCCGACGCCATAGCGAGCTCATCCGGCATTGTGGTGCTCCTTCACGACGCGGTCCGCGATGCGGAACGACTCCAGGGCCGCCGGGACGCCCACGTAGATCGCGGTCTGCAGCAGCACCTCCTGGATCTCGGCCTCGGTCGCCCCGTTGGTGAGCGCCCCTCGCACGTGCACCGCCAGCTCGTGCGAGCGGTTGAGAGCGGTCAGCATGGCGATGTTGATGAGGCTGCGGGTCTTGCGCTCGAGTCCGTCGCTCGTCCAGACGATGCCCCAGCAGTACTCGGTGACGAGCTCCTGGATGGGTCGCGAGAACTCGCTCGTCGCGCCGAGAGAGGCGTCGACGTGAGCTGCTCCGAGCACCTCGCGGCGGACCGCGAGGCCCTCCTCGAAGATCTGCTCGCGGGTCTTGTCCCGGTCGGTCATGATGCGGTCTCCTCTGAACGGACGGGGCCGTGGTAGTCCTCGTCGGCGACCGGGTTCGACCAGTCGGTGACGCCGAGGGAGATGGCGGTGTGGATGAGGAACGAGTCGGGAGCGGCACCGTGCCAGTGGCGCTCGCCACCCGGGATCCACACGGTGTCGCCCTGCCGGAGGACCTCGATCGGACCGCCCTCGCTCTGGACGAGTCCTCGACCGGCGACGACCAGGATGATCTGCCCGCGCTCGTGCGTGTGCCAGTGCGTCCGCGCGCCGGGCGTGAAGTCGACGGAGTTGATCGTGACGCCGTCGGTGGCGGGCATCGTGAGGTACGGGAAGGCGTCGCCGGTGAACTGCGAGCCGGGCTTGCCCGCGATGCCCGCCTGCTCGTGCGGTCGGATGTGGATCACGCGTCGCTCCCGTCTGCTCCGGCGGAGGACTCGGCCGGCTCGTGCAGCCGCACCCCGCCCGACACGTCGCCGATCGCGTCGACGACGGTGTTGCTGATCTCGTCCGCGTACCCGAGGGCCCGGGCGAGCCCGAAGCTCGCGACCGGCCCGGCCGAGTTGAGGCTCGCCACGCCGAGCCGCCCCAGCAGTTCGACGTAGAGCGCGACGTCCTTCAGCATCAGCGAGTTCGTGAGGCCGCCCTTGAGGTAGTCGCCGTGGATGATCTTCGGGAAGCGGTTGAGTGTGGCGAAGTTGACGCCCGACGACTGGTTGAACACGTCGAGCACGGTCTGCAGGTCGAGCCCGGCCTTCTTCGCCGCGACCATCACCTCGGCGGTCGCGGAGAGCGCGATCGCGTTGAGGAAGTTGTTGAGCAGCTTCGTCGTGTGCCCCGCCCCGCTCTCGCCGACGAGGTGGACGTTCGTGGCGATGTGGTCGAGGACGGGACGCACCCGCTCGAGCGCGTCCGGCGATCCGCCCACCATGAGGGTGAGCGCCCCCTTCTCGGCCGCTGCGGCGCCGCCGGAGATGCCCGCATCCAGATACTCGACTCCGCGGGCGACGAGGTCGGCGTGGATGCGTCGGGTCGAGTCGGGCGAGGAGGTCGAGAGG encodes:
- a CDS encoding carboxymuconolactone decarboxylase family protein is translated as MALTAEQQQLKDEFIAVRGTWGDSWEAILKLDPGFLKAYLEFSAVPWRKNHLDAKTKEFMYIAIDAAATHLYEPGIRQHIKAALALGATKQEIMEVLECTATLGIHAMNIGVPILVEVLEEKGLRTGPAELTAYQEEVKAEFTRSRGYWHAFWDEMLELDPEIFATYTDFSSVPWRTGTLSPKVREFIYIAFDTAATHLYVKGLKLHIENAIGYGATPQEILEVMEIASVIGIHAVTTAAPILLEEAGE
- a CDS encoding GntR family transcriptional regulator gives rise to the protein MTPTNSLAESWTVGPMGRVSAPLREQVIAALRQAILDFQLKPGQRLVERELIEQLGVSRTTIREALRELTSEGLVTVVPQRGAMVSAPSLADAVDLYEVRASLESLVVQRFVERATDDEVDDLRRTVEDLAVVSDNSHDIREILQAKDRFYAVLIRGARSAALQQLLEGIQARVQVLRATSLSEAGRALEVVRELRAVVAAIAARDAELASRLCAEHVRKASVTALHSLRESEGE
- a CDS encoding NAD(P)-dependent oxidoreductase produces the protein MPDELAMASGPASIGFVGLGNMGIPMVTNLVAAGFDVVASDVSPEARSRAAEAGASAVDTAREVAAAAGTVILMLPNSQIVKSVVDSMVGSLAPGSLVIDMSSSEPLRTRELAEQLATRRIRMIDAPVSGGVGGAVAGKLTIMVGGSPADVASAAPVLAAMGRVVPAGPIGAGHAIKALNNLLSATHLWITAEAMTAGERFGLDPAVMLEVFNSSSGRSGSTENKFPNFVLTERYDSGFGLRLMLKDMRIATELASQVGVPSILGEEAVTLWAEAADELDPAADHTRVAQYVATAERGAIAT
- a CDS encoding carboxymuconolactone decarboxylase family protein, coding for MTDRDKTREQIFEEGLAVRREVLGAAHVDASLGATSEFSRPIQELVTEYCWGIVWTSDGLERKTRSLINIAMLTALNRSHELAVHVRGALTNGATEAEIQEVLLQTAIYVGVPAALESFRIADRVVKEHHNAG
- a CDS encoding cupin domain-containing protein, whose protein sequence is MIHIRPHEQAGIAGKPGSQFTGDAFPYLTMPATDGVTINSVDFTPGARTHWHTHERGQIILVVAGRGLVQSEGGPIEVLRQGDTVWIPGGERHWHGAAPDSFLIHTAISLGVTDWSNPVADEDYHGPVRSEETAS
- a CDS encoding NAD(P)-dependent oxidoreductase — translated: MSNDSPGSAATETATSRATPPHDRVGFIGLGNMGGRMTRCIVDAGVPVLGFDARAESITAAGATPASSGGAVVDGSDAVLLSLPDSRVVEAVVYGEDGLLSHVREGQVVVDLSTSSPDSTRRIHADLVARGVEYLDAGISGGAAAAEKGALTLMVGGSPDALERVRPVLDHIATNVHLVGESGAGHTTKLLNNFLNAIALSATAEVMVAAKKAGLDLQTVLDVFNQSSGVNFATLNRFPKIIHGDYLKGGLTNSLMLKDVALYVELLGRLGVASLNSAGPVASFGLARALGYADEISNTVVDAIGDVSGGVRLHEPAESSAGADGSDA